TGCACCAagttaatttttggaacaaatgGTCTCTCTTAAGCGGACAGCTCTCCGGGGCAGACAAAAATCGCTCGACGATAAGTGTTCGTCCAGGAAAGGTTTCACTGTATTTCGATAATCCAAGCCTGTTAAGttcagtatttttgttttttttttttaatatctttgtGGATAATTGTCTCGATGCCAATCGACTGATATCTTTTATAGAAATCAAAAACAAAGATCGATATTACAACCTCATTCAGTAAGAACTGGCTAGTAAAGCTAATATTTCCTTAAACAACGCTTagaagatttttgttttttttgtctcCTCCTCATCATGTTGTTTCGCCATATTTATTTCGTATAACAGTATCTCAGTTTAGTATTAAATTTAGGACATAAGTGATTAACAATTTCTTCTCGAGCTTGCATTCATTAGACATGTTGATTTACACGTCTTCATGCGTCTTTAAATGGCTTGGcagattttcgaaaacaaaataaatatgaacgtAAAATATAATAGAGTAAAATATATGATGAGAGCGCAAAAAACGTGTATTGCCAAAATTAGCGCACCAGTCTGGTGATAAGCGCCAAGACTTCGTTGGTGGTTGTGGTGCCAGCTGAACATCCGTAATGACAACGTTACGAATATATGCACGAGTATGCTGCGAGAGTGGTTGGATAGGTCAGTGAGATTTCGTATGAACaagttttatttgattttctcgaGAGTTTTAAGATTTCAGAAGAATAATGTTTAGGCGACGACATTTTTTTGACagcattatttttttcactttcaaacaagaaaaaacgttaacttcggctgtaccgaagctaatatacccttcacacgtgcatttcttttagtaactatgtgtttaagcaaatctaaagacgtaagaaaaagtaagtaaaaaaaaaagaaaaaattttactaattctttttagccgggttgtttgctagaaacattaaggttatatagttaaccgaacTCAATTTCTTctgagattatattattaccttaagcagtaatccatgtaaaatttcgtgaagatatgtagaaaaatgcggaagttttccatacaagcccttgattccgatcgttcagtttgtatggcagctatatgctatagtaaaccgatctgaacaattttttcggagattaaattattcctATGAACAATAagtcacaccaaatttcgtaaagatatgtagtaaaatgcggaagttttccatacaagcaattaattccgatcgttcagtttgtatggcagctatatgctatagtgaaccgatctgaacaattttttcggagattaaattatttctatgaacaataactcacaccaaatttcatgaagataggtagtaaaatgcggaagttttccatacaagcccttgattctgatcgttcagtttgtatggcagctatatgatacagtggtccgatatcgacaaatgagcagcttcttgaagagaaaataacatctgcaaattttcaaaacgatatcttaaaaactgaaggactagttcgtatatatacagacagatggacagacagacggacgtggATAAATCGCCTCAGTTCaatatactgatcatttatatatatactttatagggcctccgacgcttccttctgggtgttgcaaacttcgtgacaaacttataCGAACCCTGCTCAGGGTATAAAAAGGTCGATTCAGTGgctatcataagtccttggagattcatctaaaatcaatcggataagaaaaattatttttataaaaagataatcctttttaattttaaattaaaatttttttaattaacaaaatgtcgGCCTaacttttttttctagatttttggaaaaaaatcaagAGTTAATTGgtcataaaaaatcaaaatttttgaaaaaccaaaaaaccgtcgtcaggcctgagtttattatgttttctaaaagctgtataaatatcattaaaatctactgagcggttttcgagttacaattttgagaaaaatgcatttaaattttcacCTGAGCGTTTTGGTGTGCCCGAGCGCTCCTTTTATTTGTCAAATAACTGGAAAAGTAATtctcggatcaacttcaaattttcagagaatatttttaagatattacactaaaggaaaatgcaaaaaaaatgattgttttgaaaatcctgactaccactaaccccttaatattaaattgtttatgtAGTTCTTACAAATTTTGAGGATTACAAAAGAACTGACCGTATTTTTTCGTACTTTTAAAAACGATCCTGGACGACACGATCACTTTAACGCGATCTTACATTCTCAGTTTCGGTCTAGAAGGTTTCTAGTGATGTGAAAATCTCTGAGATGTCCTTACAGATAAATACAATTGGACTATATTAAAAACGATTTAGATTTGAAAACCATGGTAGTCCATTATGTTGTAGTAATAtcagtttattgttgttgtaaattcatTTTACTACACGTAATGAGCTGAGTTCACTTCGTCTTCAACCGAATTTTTCGAACTTGCTCGAGGTAACCTCAAATTACTCGATATACTGACATAACGAGCGACTCTCGTACGCACCGTCAAAGCTTTCTTGTTTATCAAAATTCGGCGCTTGAACAGTGGGCGTGCAAAAACACATGTATacgaatttatatgtatgtatgtatgtatgtatgtatgtacgcaaatattaaattgttgaaatgtaggaaaaaaattaaataatcctAATAAAAGAGGCTAATAATGATTAGCGCTATGATAAGAAGTTAGCGCGATACTAAGTATGCCGCAGTAGTTGCATgagtatgtatagtatatatgtatgtctgtgctaAACCGTCAAACGGCGACCAACTCAAGGTGTGTGCATAGACAAATGGATGGAAGAAATGAATTGAATATTTgactaaattaaaatgaaaaaaaataaacgcttaaatTTCTCAAATGCTAAACgcttatacaatatacaaacatacacacgcatacatataaattatatatattatatgtacatatgtatgagtgtgtgtgtgtgttggcgctATACTAGATCCATATCAacaagtgtgtttgtatgtgctgGCACTCAAAGTGACTTGTTGACTTGTAGCAtgctgtattgttgttgtttttgttgtatttgctgcCGCTGCTGATTTTGTATTGGTTTGATTATTGAAGACGTTGACTGATACCGTGCGTcgtcaaacacacagcaaaggTATGCGGCGTCTCTTTCGCCAACTGACTTTTATTTACATGTAGACTCGCTTACTCTCACTCTTAGTGCTTTGTGTGGCGGCAATAATACTTCTACATATACGCAGCGCCACGCCggctgtatatttatatgtatgtgtgtttgtagcaGCTCCaatacgaacacacacacacactcaaaattCAACTCAGTAGCGCCgctatatgcatatacataagtgATCCGCTCACCGCAACCGCTTGACAAACACCCAGTCAACTCGTATGCAATGCCTGCGTCAGCGTCGCTGTCAGCGTCACTCGTAATCACAGTTTCCTTAACAATTTCGCTAAGACTATGCTATATCATTAGCATTATTACTAAGACAGTTTAGTACGAGTGTAGAACAACATTATTATTGCTTTAGTCGTTCGTACGTCGACGTCCGTGCAGGCGTATTGTGTGTGCATTTGATTGGTGTGCGGTTGGTTGGTTTggtttgctttgcttttgtacGACAATAACCTAAGAACGTACGTTGTGAGACTCACCGCTGATTAGTCGACTACCACAACTGACAGTTAACTGTTGACACACATTGGCTTACGGTTGTCGTCCACggtgctgctactgctgctgggGATACGAAAGTATAAATGCAAACATAGTCAATATAACGGTGTAAAAATAAGTGTTGCAGATGAAATTATTATCCTGATAAGAGTGAAAGCATAAACGCATAAACTCAGTTACTTACTTACTTGCCTACATGTAGTGGTAGCTAATATTGCAAGTGCATCCCTGCGGCgcgtttcgaaaatattttatttgaactgCGAACtcatctttgttgttgttgttacctgGAATATGACATCAGTTATTTGGCGCGCCACAGCTTTTCCGGCTTTCCGAGTGCATTTTagctattaaataaataataaaaaataaaataaaaaattttaatgaaaaaaaattaatttaaaaaataattaaaaaaataaacaaatttaaaaaaaaataattaaaaaaaactaatataaaaaataataaataaaaaaagaaacaaattaaaaaaaataatttaaaaaaattaattaaaaaaaattaattaaaaaaattaattaaaaaataataattaaaaaaaaaataattgtaaaaaaattattaattaataaaaagcgAGTACTTAAAaagataaatttttaataaacaaatttaatcaaaaaactttataaaaatttgatttgattaaataaaagcgagaattttaaaaaataacttttaaataaaaatatatttttaaaaatttacaagatataaaagaaaaaaaatattttttacaaattaaaaaaaaaaaacaattttaatttcaaagaaaaaaatttaaaaaaaatatttttaaaaattacaaaaaacaaaaaaatatatttttaaaaaataaaatattaaaagaaaagacttaaaaaatctaaatctaaCATCAACTGCAACGCCTATGCAATATGACAATTTGAGCTCCGCCGCGCACGCTAAAACGCTTTAAGGTGTGATCTGTTGAGTATTCTATGCAAATCTTCCGAGTTAAGTATGCAATTGTTGTGTACTTAGTGCAAGCCGAAAAGTGACTGTCAAGgcaaaacaatatatattttttttttgtttttggtaaatattgaatatttgtgtTTAACTAATTTGTGTGcggcaaaaataacaaaaaaatatacaaacacacacatacttccATACAAAAAGCTAGATTTGTTTGACTAGCTATTTTGCCTTTGACGCACGTTGCATGCGTTTTAACAAATTGCCAACAAGTGTCTAGTGTTAACTGCATGCAGCTAAGAGTTACTTACTAGTGGGATATGTTAAAAATGAAGACCGAAGTGCTAACGGGTAGTGGCTTTGATGAGTCCTATATATTTGAGGATAATCTGCTGCGTATGATCGGTGAGTAAgcgtaaaattcaaaaatatcaaagtgacaatttttttttattaaaacgtaCAGTTTTATAGTGTACAACGataatgttaaatattataGCAAAGTAAAGTTTTATAACAACGTGATCCAACAATGCTGTAAAAATTGtggtgaataaaaaaattaaaatgtgaaaatcaaattttgcagtgataaaaaaaattgcaaaaaaatttgagaaacataacctaacttataaaaacaaattttttcataaaccataaaaatcaattttcaaaactgcaagttcaaaattttactttcacaaCCATAATCCAATTTTTATGATATGCAAAGCACTTtctgttacatttttttaattgccaCTTATCAAAACTGTCAGTTTGTAAAACATTAAAATgccaatatttcaattaaaaaataacgatATCGTATATTTTAGCAGTTTTCTGTAAATTCAGTACATTCACATCAAATTATTCCATTTTCTcatctttatatttataatgcaACTCTTTGCAATCATCTTCGGATATTTTGATCCAACCATCTTCCTTTAAGTGATACACACGTATAATACCGCCAGAGTAGGCATCCCTAAATGTGGCATGATAGATAGCACGTCGACCCAAATCGTAGGCCTCCTCATCTTCAAGTTCATACTTATAACCAGAATCCAATACACCATAAGCAAATATAGAGCCACTACCAACCGAGAACACATTGCCTGACGAGCGTGAGCCCTCCGAATCGACATAGTACAGACCGGCACCTTTATCGTCATAACCGGCCAACATCATGCCCATACTCAAGCCCATGCCTTTGTATTCGTGCGCAATGTTAGCCATTATTTTGCTAGCCGCAGCAACAGAGATATGCTTTCTATTCCGCAACTCATGCAGGCGGCATTCTTTGGCGAGCACACGATCCCAGTACACACAATCGGCTGCACCGCCAGCCAATGTgcccaataaatatttattgatttcgacaatttttttcatttcttgtgAACCGATAAATTGTCCACCGGTGGCACGCGAATCCACTGCCAAAATCACACCACCTTTATATTTGAAGCCCAAAGTAGTGGTGCCGTGATCGTAGTCAATTTTAATGCCGGTTTTATCACCTGCCGCTTGCATTGCTTTCATATCGACGGGCTGTGCGAATAAATAAGTTTAcatgaattatttaatatttttatacaattgtttgcatatttttgcaaatcATGTTTAATGTTACTCACTCCGTTGGTTGGTGGTGCCAAAAGGCAGTAGGGATTGCTCAGATTGTAGGCCTGCTCCAATAAATTCAttggattattatttttcttcatatatttaGCATTTGAAATGCCTGTAATTTCTGCTAAAGCCATTTTTAATAGCACTTATATGTCTCACAAATCAGAATGAATAAACACAATTTAGCTCGGAAAACAAAATCAACTTGCTATGCTTCTtctttgttataaaaatgtgtagTTCACAATGGTTGACATTTGGTGTTGCCAGCTGTGACTTAAGTATTTTGCTTATATGAAAGTGTGCATACAATTTTAtgtatgaattttaatacttaaaaaaaatatatattaattacaataaaataaaaaataagatttagaataaaataaatatgaattaataattaaaaaaatagaaagaaaaataaaaataatatgaatattaaaaaaatattaataataaaatttgaaaaaaaaacgaaaactgaTTACTCATATTAGACATAACTGCCAATTGGAACCTGTAATTTTGGCTGATGTAAGCATTCATCactattgatgaaaattttttttattaaacttcatttttatttatatactatgaGTGCATATATACGCTATACTTATATTACTGCATTTATGGCACTCAAGGTACTCGAGATAAGTGGCGAGTACGTTTATCTACAACTCAAAAGCAAGTACCCACATTTTTGTAGAAATAAAGAAACGTAttattttgccaaaaaaatattcaaacaacgaaattataaatatgcacataaaGTGTTTATGTAGATATTGATAAGCATCAAATCGCATAGCCAAGTGATAAGCATACAAAATGCCATAAAGCCACCgaaaaaatgttgatatttCAATGTTAGAAAAAGTTTGTGGGAGTAAGCTGTACCGGCCtctttatatattcatttcattttgaaaCAACTAGTTTTCTGAATTTTGTAAAAAGTACAGCCTTAAATTAATTACCAACGCTAATCTGGCCGTCATCAGCGCAATATCCGTGTAGTCTAAGTGCTAGACACAGCCGATCTCGGTGACCTTATGATCATAACATGAGTGATAAAAGCtgctaaaataaatcaaacagcTGCTTAGCGTTGCAGGGGAACGAATTTAGAAGAAGCTCTCTTCGAAAATACGCATTAATTTTGGTATTAGCGTCATttccaatgtttttttttttcaatttgacaATCGTCTGGTTAGTGCAAGAGCACTTAATTTTggaaaaacaatatttcttaaataaatattatatattattttattactttagttcgtatataatttattattacgtataagtatttatttaaaaaagttattatattatatacttgaaaaatataacacactaataaaagaaattttaattatcatactaaataataataaataataaaaacaaaacatattcaaagggaaattcatttttttgtaatatttttttgcgtaataatataataaataaataaaatataataataaaaaaaatttctacgaAAGTtccccaaaaatatatttctctctCTCAATTAGAAATTTTTTCATTGTGTTCTacgtaatttttcttaaaaattattaatcttgatatcaaatatataatcttttatgtaaaataaaattcgtgaagctattttatttaaaaaataaataataaaaataataaagaaattatgtttttttgtgcaaaacaaaagagaaaagctaatttataaaaaaaaaatattttaaaaatgcattaacaACTAATTACTATATACATTCTTTTGTTGATTttgctgaatattttttttaatattatttttctttttaattttggtgtatatatttttttaatatttttaaatataattttgaattgtttaaaattttgttgaaatttatgccaaatatttattttattttttcattcatatttaatttattgtaatatttgatttttaatttatttcaattttaatgttaTGCTTATAATGTTGGAAGAATataactttataagtttttgaaaaaaaatggattttcaaAAAcgtatcaaaaaaaattatttattacaaatatacatatattttttattttattcgttgtatattttttaaatatttttatattatttttaatcgtTCAAGAATTTcttagaatatttatttaatttattaattttttttttcagtaatatttaagtttctttttatttatttttaaattctttggttttaatatttaaagaaataattaaaacaaataaaaataaaactgatttCAATAaacgcatatttttttttaacattaggtacatttaaagattttgaaaaaaaaacggattttcaaacaatttatgcatttcatcaaacattgaaaaaataaaaaaaataaaactggtttcaaaaattatatgtttttaatataactttcgaagtttttgaaaaaattggattttcaaaaatgtatcaaaaataaattttcattatatttgttgtatatgttttaaataattttatattatttttaatcggTTAATAATTTCTTGGTTTTTTTCctaatatgttttaatttttttttttgtaataattaatttatatttaatatcatatatttttatttgtttttaaattctaattatttttaataatacatttttttatataatatgtaaaatttttgaaaaaaaaaaattataaaaaattaattaattaattattttattttttgattttttattaaaaataaattaatttttttttattgttttatatattttttaattgcttaagcatttattgaaaattattatacctaagttatttttttttaatatttaatttgtaggtaatatttagttattattttatttgttttaaaaattttactttaaatgtctaatgaaaaaacatttttcttttttaatttttatttttaaggttttgaattttttttgaaaattaaatttttttatttttaaaacttattgatttgaaaaagtaaatattaaaaaaaattaattaattaattcttgattttgttattaataatagattaaattttttttattgttttatatatttttaattgcttttatttttaattgattttcaataaatgaaattattatactaaagctattttttttaatatttaatttgtagatatatttacttttttttgaaaattattttttttttcatttttaaaaattattgattttaaaaagtaaatattaaaaaaaaattaattaattaattattttatttcttgattttgttattaataatagattaaattttttttattgtattatttattttttaattgcgtggcctgcaggcctaccagaccaacctaaccaaACTAATTGCTTAAGcatttatcgaaaattattttcccaaactatttttttttttaatatttaatttatagctaatatttatttgttattttatttgttttaaaaattttactttaaatgtctaaagaaaaaacattttttttttttaatttttattttgaaggttttgaattttttttgaaaattaaatttttatttttaaagattattgatttgaaaaagtaaatattaaaaaaaaattaattaattaattattttatttcttgattttgttattaataatagataacaattttttttattgttttatttattttttaattgcgtggcctgcaggcttaccagaccaacctaaccaaACTAATTGCTTAagcatttattgaaaattattttcccaaactattttttttttaatatttaatttgtaggtaatatttatttattattttatttgttttaaaatttttattctaaagaaaaatcatttttttttcagaagtatgtattttttaaatattttttttgaaggttttgaatttttttgaaaattatttttttatttttaaaaattattgatttgattttttcaaaaaaaatagtattgtatacattatttattgttttataattaatttttcgagttttctgctttaaaaatatatgaaattaaaaattaataaattaaattattcgcaaaaataaaattaatttataatttattggtAGTTTACAAAATCATCAAATAAAATCCCCGAAAAATACCTGTATTACCTATACACGAGCATATATACGCgagcatttatatacatatgagtatatagTATAAGTTGCGTTATCATATTCAGCGATTTTTGATGGTCATCCATAcaccatatatatttatatacatacatatctacatacacatgttggcagtttaatataatttaatgactCAATTGAAGTTAAACGGATTAgcttagcaatttttgtttttgcaaattgttttcatactttcttcacatacatacatacatggaaataaatatgtaccaacatatgtatatgtgtgtgctcaCGTTTTCCACTTACCACCAATGGTAAGCACTTGCGAGTATTTTGCGCGAAAAATAAGAACTCTGTAATCAATTATTAACCAAATAATAACGATAATAACCGTAGTAGTGtcataaatagttaaaaatgaaatttatcgcattgttgttattgttgcttacttgtttttgtgtaaaattttacgaTAACCACACAATATGCGCTAAAGAGTTGGTGGCCCAATGCAAACGGCGCTGCGAgcaattatgatttttataaaaatcttcaAGTACAACAgcgtaattattgaaaattgtacGTAATAAAATGGCATATTAGTTGGCACAAAGTGTGAATGCAAGTTTAAAAAATCATTCCGGTGATAAGATAAACCTCAATtgctttgcacacacacacacatacacacatacacgcttGCACTCGCCTGCACTTACATATGCACAATTAACCCGTTTAATCAATATACTCGTACTATTTATATAGTCAATATGAATATCCATTAAAGAACTCATAcaaatgcacacatacaaataaaccgTTGCAAATATTTAGCGCTTGCATATCAGCTCATGCATACCaacgtgtgtgtgcttgtgtgtatttGCACCTGAAATGCGATTAACCTTAAAGCAACACTGCTGCTAATACCAACCAACTAGTTTTTCTTCCATcatgaaaaacaataatttttgcaGTTTTTCAGCAAACGCATTGATAcagcactaacacacacacacatatatatatatatacacatatgattCACAtgtgtggtgtgttgtgttgtggttGAAAAACTATATAGAATAATATATAGTTAGCCAATAAAAGTTAATGATTGCACCCCAATTAAGTAGTTAAGAGAACTAGTGTAATTTTATGCACTTCTACTTTTTGTATTAaccattttattaattaaaagatatgcatatagacacacatacatataatgaaatacatatgtgcatacatctATGCACATGAATTCGCAGTAAAAGCGTGTTTTAAGTGGTGAAATATTTAAGTTTGACGCCTAGAAGTGGGTTACCATAGTTTTAATCCTGCTTAGAAGTGGGATCACGAAGTTTTTTTCCGAAGGTATTCCTTTTTTCGGTATTTAAACAAAGTTTAAATCTTTATAATTATTCTTCAAGTGAATTTTATAAGTGGTAATTTCGAAGTTTCTGAGTTTATTCCATCCCTGTtgcccaatttctctcagattagagtaatgggagccttggaaggtatctcttcttaaacGACAGAAGGCCGGGCATTCGCAGGGATAATGCTCTAGTGTTTCATCACCTTccgcgcacgccctgcattccgccgattctacgatgccaagtctctgcaggtgcCTCTTAGAGGCAGGTGCCCCGTGATGACCCCTGTGATACATCTTATgttctcttttgcttaaagtaagaagttttttggtctgtcaAGTGTCAACACTACCCCATAGTAGCTTTGTGGTGCGACTCGTGTTGCACATGTTCTAGGACCTgagatgttcccctagcatccattgctttaggcagcgcttgagGGAACTGAAAGGTTTGGGGCAATTTAAGGGAACTGTATTCCCAGCTGCTCCTGAGCGAGCCAACTCATCTGCCTTTTCGTTTCTttctatacctatatgaccGGGTACTCAGATAATGCTAACTGAGTTTTCTCCCGCTAGTCTATTAATTGCCTCTTTGCATGATCTGACGCATTGAGACTTTGTATTGGCGCAGCGAATAGCCTTAATCGCGGCTTGGCTATCCACAAGAAAGTTGATGGACCTGTTTGTTTCACCTAGCGCCTTCTCTTAGTCCGACAATCTCAGCTTGGAATACCGAATTATAGTCGTTTAGCTTTAAGCTTCTTTCTGTGTGTGGGTATTTACAGAAGAAGCCTGCTCCCGTTCCTGTTTCACCTTTTGATCCGTCggtgaatatatagatttcaccGTTGGTACTATCTAAAATTTGTACATTCAtatctgtaattattgtacaaGTAAAATTGTTATATGAGAATTTCGTGATCCCGAAGTATTTTTTAGCATATGTACAGGATTATAGCAACTCCGAAATTTCTATAATTATtctaaaagtgaaaattgtatttaGGAATTTCGGGATTCCGAAGTATTTGATGCCGAAAGTACGGGAATATTTTTTCGGAATTATAGCAATGCTGAGATTTCTAAAGTTATTCCACAGGAGACCATTAGTACCGGTTTTTTTTCGGTAATACAATAATGCAATTATACTGTCTGGAGTTAGGTGTAATACAGCCTTTTAAACTTCGTAACCACTGCAGGATTTTTCAAGCGGAGATGTTTGCTGttgggaaagccgcagagctagcCCTCAATACAGCAGTCGGCTACTCCAAGGTCAATATCTACGTCGACAGTCAAGaagcaatcaaggcaacaacctcggtttgcatttcggccGAAAGTGTTTTGGATAACAGGGTGGCAGTGGTGAGAGTTGCTAGGAACACGAGTCATCACTTCTACCgggtgccaggacataaaggcattgaaggcaacgagattgtggacCGAATTGCCAAGAACggtgtaaaactgtcttccggaAACGCGACCGACTTTGGCAAACTCATGCACTGTCTAtacgatgatctggacaggggtATGACAAGAAAAATCCTAAcacgttggacaaatataccggggtgtaaaaccgctaaagccatgtgtaaaacgGTAGACCAAAAGTACACCAAACCCATACTTgcactcgatagaagggactgtaggagtttggtgggaatactcacagatcactgtctggtggcggcacatg
This portion of the Zeugodacus cucurbitae isolate PBARC_wt_2022May chromosome 3, idZeuCucr1.2, whole genome shotgun sequence genome encodes:
- the LOC105212452 gene encoding proteasome subunit beta type-5 — translated: MALAEITGISNAKYMKKNNNPMNLLEQAYNLSNPYCLLAPPTNGPVDMKAMQAAGDKTGIKIDYDHGTTTLGFKYKGGVILAVDSRATGGQFIGSQEMKKIVEINKYLLGTLAGGAADCVYWDRVLAKECRLHELRNRKHISVAAASKIMANIAHEYKGMGLSMGMMLAGYDDKGAGLYYVDSEGSRSSGNVFSVGSGSIFAYGVLDSGYKYELEDEEAYDLGRRAIYHATFRDAYSGGIIRVYHLKEDGWIKISEDDCKELHYKYKDEKME